The DNA window CCGCATTAGCGCCTTCACATCCACATCATGCGGCATGGGCGTGAGCGGGTCGACGAAAAAGATGACGAGGTCGATCGCCCGCTCCGCGATCAGAGCCCCGATCTGCTGGTCGCCGCCGAGCGGCCCGCTTTTCAACCGTCTTATGGTCAGATCGGGACAGGCTTCCGCGACGCGCCCGCCGGTCGTGCCCGTGGCGACCAGGTCGCAGCCCGCGAGCCAAGCCCGGTG is part of the Chelativorans sp. AA-79 genome and encodes:
- a CDS encoding methylglyoxal synthase yields the protein MVAFARDHRAWLAGCDLVATGTTGGRVAEACPDLTIRRLKSGPLGGDQQIGALIAERAIDLVIFFVDPLTPMPHDVDVKALMRLAIVYDIPMALNRATAKNILGLEEAGKPAA